The sequence CGTGCATGTGATGTTCCCCATGATCAGCACCCTGGAGGACTTCCGCCGGGCGCGCGCCATGCTCGACGACGTGCGCGCCGAGCTGGGCGCGCCGCGCATTCCGCTGGGCGTGATGATCGAGGTGCCCTCCGCGGCGCTGCTGGCCCGCCAGCTCGCCCCGGAAGTGGACTTCTTCTCGGTCGGCACCAACGACCTGACGCAGTACACCCTCGCCATGGACCGCCTGCACCCGCAGCTCGCCCGGCAGACGGACGCCATGCACCCGGCCGTGCTGCAGCTCGTGAAACTCACCGTGGACGCCGCCGAAGCGCACGGGCGCTGGGTGGGCGTGTGCGGCGGCGCCGCCGGAGACGACGTCGGCGCCCTGATCCTGACGGGCCTGGGCGTGCGGGAACTGTCCGTAAGCGCCCCGCAGGTGCCGGGCGTGAAGGCCGCGCTGCGCCAGCATGACCTGAGCGTCCTGCGCGCCCTGGCCGAGCAGGCCCTCGCGCAGCCGGACGCCGAAGCGGTCCGCGCCCTGGCCCGCGCCCTGAACGCCCCGCAGACCCACGGAGCGCGCCCGTGACCACCGCGCCGCGCGTGGTGACCGTCACCCTGAACCCGGCGCTGGACCTGACCGTGCAGGCCGCCCGCTGGCAGCGCGGCGAGGTCAACGCGGCGCGCGCCGCGCAGCAGGACGCAGGCGGCAAGGGCGTGAACGTGGCGTCCTTCCTGGCCGACTGGGGGGTCAGCGTCACCGTCACCGGCCTGCTGGGCCGCGACAACGCCTCCCCCTTCGAGGCCCTGTTCCGCACCAAGGGCGTGACGGACGCGTTCGTGCGCGTTCCGGGCGCCACCCGCGTGGGCCTGAAGATCGTGGACCCTGAGCAGGGCGACACCACCGACCTGAACCTCCCCGGCCTGACCGTCAGCGACCGCGCCCTGACCGACCTGCACGCCACCCTGCACGCGCAGACGGCCGCGGCCGAGGTGGTCGTCATGGCCGGCAGTCTCCCGCCGGGCGTGCCCGCCGGTTTCTACGCACAGGAAGTCGCCCGGCTGCGCGCCCAGGGCCGCTTCGTGGCGCTGGA is a genomic window of Deinococcus taeanensis containing:
- the pfkB gene encoding 1-phosphofructokinase produces the protein MTTAPRVVTVTLNPALDLTVQAARWQRGEVNAARAAQQDAGGKGVNVASFLADWGVSVTVTGLLGRDNASPFEALFRTKGVTDAFVRVPGATRVGLKIVDPEQGDTTDLNLPGLTVSDRALTDLHATLHAQTAAAEVVVMAGSLPPGVPAGFYAQEVARLRAQGRFVALDTSGDALREALTASTLPDLIKPNIHELETALGQPLPSDDAVLQAARELIRRGARLVAVSQGERGALLVTAADAVFARPPRVTVQSTVGAGDAMVAGLISAHLDGLDLPHTARRATAFSAGSITRLGAHLPSRPDLDTLAAQVTVLAAAPTL